The Leptospira sp. WS39.C2 genome contains a region encoding:
- the pheT gene encoding phenylalanine--tRNA ligase subunit beta gives MKLSVDWLNEFTPLSQVPFEKVLEKINTSICEIDDVEDFKSHLTSVITVKIKSLEKHPNAEKLQTTIATDGTNDYQIVTAATNVNVGDIVPLALPGTKLDGKEILDSELRGVRSQGMYCSEKELGMALESTGVLIFPKDTSLGISVRKFFLWEDTILTIDNKSITHRPDLWSHFGFARELASQLQIPLNSFPLQADTKWESGNEGLTVEKSEHAHAYYVCSIQNVNITSSIPKIKSRLEKCGIRSINNVVDVSNYLLLELGQPTHFFDRSKLQATSFTVSKSKSGDSLALLDDTSPTLQENILLIQNGNTPVALAGVMGGKDSAVTDTTKNIVMESAVFKREDVRFTIRKTNIRTESAVRYEKGLDSYTCLPVIKRAVQLLIENGNPNLKVFTPQGFNHTESKTVTIETNLQFLRHKLGKKITLPEVTDILHRLGFVVTIKEELLSVVVPKYRQNYDVTIPEDLVEEIGRTIGYASIRTEALSMAVETPIRNPLRELERKVKQFLALEVGFNEVYNYSFASPVDAKLESKFESTSLKIANEMPEDHSFLRNSLYPGLIKQTKLNQDRFETVNLFELGRTYHKIGKGPELADEKRWLAMVSLSKHKPTDLNSIEQEFLIVRETISELFLYLNLPNFEWKKESVNHFHPNASLVLNYDGKEVVELGILHTRFADLYDIKRRVILSKINMEVLAEIWETHGRNSHFNPPSHFPQGQLDLSLLLNETDPTESFANLVQTLKIPELESVFVQTIFQGESVGEGKKSVTYRFRLMSYDKTFTQERFKELSDSLVNTAKDNGYTLR, from the coding sequence TTGAAACTTTCAGTTGATTGGTTAAACGAATTTACCCCTCTCTCCCAGGTTCCGTTCGAAAAGGTACTGGAAAAAATTAATACATCGATATGTGAAATTGATGATGTGGAAGATTTTAAATCCCACCTAACATCGGTGATTACTGTCAAAATCAAATCATTAGAAAAACACCCCAATGCCGAGAAATTGCAAACTACTATCGCCACTGACGGGACAAATGACTACCAAATTGTCACAGCAGCCACGAATGTAAACGTTGGGGATATCGTACCTTTGGCACTTCCTGGAACCAAATTGGATGGAAAAGAAATTTTAGATTCGGAACTAAGAGGCGTTCGTTCCCAAGGGATGTATTGCTCTGAAAAAGAATTGGGAATGGCCTTGGAATCAACGGGTGTTCTCATCTTTCCAAAGGATACATCTCTCGGTATCTCTGTTCGCAAATTTTTTCTATGGGAAGATACCATTCTCACCATTGACAACAAATCCATTACACATAGACCTGATTTATGGAGTCATTTCGGATTTGCTAGAGAGCTTGCAAGCCAATTACAAATCCCATTAAATTCCTTTCCTCTACAAGCAGATACCAAATGGGAATCTGGAAACGAAGGATTAACAGTAGAGAAATCAGAACATGCTCATGCATATTATGTTTGTTCTATTCAAAATGTAAACATCACTTCTTCAATTCCCAAAATCAAATCACGACTTGAAAAATGTGGAATTCGTTCGATCAATAACGTAGTGGATGTTTCCAACTATCTTTTGTTAGAACTTGGACAACCAACACATTTTTTTGATCGTTCCAAATTACAAGCGACGTCTTTTACAGTATCCAAATCAAAATCAGGTGATTCATTAGCACTACTTGATGATACATCACCGACATTACAGGAAAATATCCTACTCATCCAAAATGGAAATACTCCTGTTGCTTTAGCTGGAGTAATGGGTGGAAAAGACTCAGCGGTCACTGATACAACAAAAAACATTGTGATGGAATCAGCAGTCTTCAAAAGAGAAGATGTCCGATTTACAATTCGTAAAACGAATATACGAACTGAGTCTGCTGTCCGATATGAAAAAGGATTGGATTCTTACACTTGTTTACCGGTCATTAAACGTGCTGTTCAATTGCTAATAGAAAACGGCAATCCAAATCTAAAAGTATTTACTCCACAAGGATTCAACCATACCGAATCAAAAACAGTTACAATCGAAACAAATTTACAATTTCTCCGTCATAAATTAGGTAAAAAAATCACATTACCTGAAGTCACAGATATCTTACATCGTTTAGGTTTTGTCGTCACAATCAAAGAGGAATTACTTTCCGTTGTTGTACCGAAATATAGACAAAACTATGATGTAACCATCCCTGAAGATTTGGTAGAAGAAATTGGAAGGACAATTGGGTATGCCTCCATTCGAACAGAAGCTCTATCCATGGCAGTGGAAACTCCGATTCGAAACCCACTCCGTGAATTAGAGCGTAAAGTAAAACAATTCTTAGCATTAGAAGTTGGTTTTAATGAAGTGTACAATTATTCCTTTGCATCACCTGTGGATGCAAAACTAGAATCAAAATTTGAATCCACTTCTTTAAAAATTGCAAATGAAATGCCAGAAGACCATTCCTTCCTTCGGAATAGTTTGTACCCAGGTCTTATCAAACAAACAAAGTTAAACCAAGATCGATTTGAAACTGTAAATCTCTTTGAATTAGGTAGAACCTATCATAAAATTGGGAAAGGTCCTGAGTTAGCCGATGAAAAACGTTGGTTAGCAATGGTTTCTTTATCCAAACACAAACCAACAGACCTTAATTCCATCGAACAAGAATTCCTAATTGTAAGAGAAACAATTTCTGAATTATTTCTGTATCTTAACTTACCGAACTTCGAATGGAAAAAAGAATCAGTTAACCATTTTCACCCTAACGCAAGTTTAGTACTCAATTATGATGGGAAAGAAGTTGTCGAACTTGGAATCCTACATACACGATTTGCAGACTTATATGATATCAAACGTAGGGTCATTTTATCCAAAATTAATATGGAAGTATTGGCCGAAATTTGGGAAACACATGGAAGGAATTCACATTTTAATCCTCCATCTCATTTCCCACAAGGCCAACTGGACCTCTCGCTATTATTGAATGAAACTGATCCAACTGAATCTTTTGCAAACTTAGTACAAACGTTAAAGATTCCTGAATTGGAATCAGTTTTTGTCCAAACCATATTCCAAGGGGAATCTGTTGGGGAAGGGAAAAAATCGGTTACTTACCGTTTTCGGCTTATGTCCTATGATAAAACCTTTACCCAAGAACGATTTAAGGAACTCTCAGACAGTTTAGTCAACACAGCAAAAGACAACGGTTATACTTTGCGATAA
- a CDS encoding EAL domain-containing protein yields MRNEPLGSKILSGLTVKSLLTEYPNSFQVLDWDGTFVSVTDRFARFLEFEPKEIVGKSILNFTQEDDKENTQNTFDSLGENPNIVNFENRLITKSNEDVWIIWLLIPLRESKIILAFDRDVTIQKDISFEFLLQQQKYKSIFDNLPMGIAITDEKGKIIETNKTARTYFDIQDGELLNRTLNIRKYTLIQPNGTKIYPRKSSLMRALRHKEVIRNLEIGMIKEDKITWFDILATPVPIENFGLAVAFLDITQRRHAEEKIAYMAFFDQLTNLPNRNSLIDKLFPIFEEARRHGNLVGILAIDLDNFKIINDSRGHEFGDKIIKLVAYRIRESIRVYDLISRQGGDEFNVVLPDLSNERDAAVISEAILDAMTHPFVIDGERIFVNISIGIALYPTDGKDSNTLLKNADSALNLAKSQGKNCYVFFTEELQTVVAERLEIENRMRIAIIENQFTLMYQPKIDLYTKKPVGVEALIRWRHPERGLISPNVFIPISEETGMILAIGEWVIKSAIKTMRVWKDAGIKEISMAVNISTKQFKHERLISTIAENLKLFKVDPHDLEVELTESSVMENADAAVRTMQEIRKLGAKIAIDDFGTGYSSLGYLKKLPISSLKIDRSFVSEITTDKDSKTIIHAVSNLAHNLGLSVVAEGAETAEQVQLLAESGVDQIQGFFFARPMTSEDCLHFLKTELGISD; encoded by the coding sequence ATGCGAAATGAGCCTTTAGGCAGCAAAATTCTCTCAGGTCTCACAGTTAAATCTCTTTTGACCGAATATCCCAATAGTTTTCAAGTATTGGATTGGGATGGCACTTTTGTTTCCGTAACAGACAGGTTTGCACGATTTTTGGAATTTGAGCCAAAAGAAATTGTAGGAAAGTCCATCCTCAACTTCACACAAGAAGACGATAAAGAAAACACACAAAATACATTTGATAGTTTGGGCGAAAATCCGAATATTGTGAATTTCGAAAATCGACTGATCACCAAATCCAATGAAGATGTTTGGATCATTTGGTTACTTATCCCATTACGCGAATCCAAAATTATATTGGCCTTCGATCGTGATGTTACGATCCAAAAAGATATCTCTTTTGAATTTTTACTCCAACAACAAAAATACAAATCGATTTTTGATAACTTACCAATGGGTATCGCCATCACCGATGAAAAAGGGAAAATCATCGAAACCAATAAAACCGCAAGGACTTATTTTGACATCCAAGATGGTGAGCTTCTCAATCGGACCCTCAATATACGAAAGTACACTCTGATCCAACCAAATGGAACGAAGATTTATCCACGAAAATCGAGTTTAATGAGGGCATTACGACACAAAGAAGTGATCCGCAATTTAGAAATTGGTATGATCAAAGAAGATAAAATCACTTGGTTTGATATTTTAGCAACACCTGTTCCGATTGAAAACTTTGGACTTGCGGTTGCATTTCTTGACATCACACAAAGAAGGCATGCGGAAGAAAAAATTGCTTACATGGCTTTTTTTGACCAACTCACAAACCTTCCGAATCGTAATTCACTCATCGATAAACTATTTCCAATTTTTGAAGAAGCAAGACGACACGGGAATTTGGTTGGAATCCTTGCAATCGATTTAGACAATTTTAAAATCATCAATGATTCCCGAGGCCACGAATTTGGAGACAAAATCATCAAACTAGTCGCCTATCGTATCCGCGAAAGTATACGTGTATATGATCTCATCAGTAGACAAGGTGGTGATGAGTTTAATGTAGTTTTGCCAGACTTATCGAACGAACGCGACGCAGCAGTGATTTCTGAAGCCATTTTAGATGCAATGACCCATCCTTTTGTGATTGATGGGGAAAGGATTTTTGTAAACATCTCAATTGGTATCGCCTTATACCCAACAGACGGAAAAGATTCAAACACACTTCTTAAAAATGCAGACAGTGCTCTAAACTTAGCGAAATCTCAAGGAAAAAACTGTTATGTGTTTTTCACTGAAGAACTACAGACAGTAGTCGCAGAAAGATTGGAAATCGAAAATCGTATGCGGATTGCCATCATCGAAAATCAATTCACGTTGATGTACCAACCAAAAATAGATTTGTACACTAAAAAACCAGTGGGTGTCGAAGCTTTGATTCGTTGGCGACACCCAGAACGAGGACTCATTTCACCAAACGTATTCATTCCTATCTCAGAAGAAACAGGAATGATCCTCGCTATTGGAGAATGGGTCATCAAATCTGCGATCAAAACCATGCGTGTTTGGAAAGATGCAGGGATCAAAGAAATATCAATGGCTGTAAATATTTCCACAAAACAGTTCAAACACGAAAGACTCATTTCCACTATTGCTGAAAATCTAAAATTATTCAAAGTTGACCCACATGATTTGGAAGTGGAACTCACAGAAAGTTCCGTGATGGAAAACGCAGATGCTGCTGTGCGAACAATGCAGGAGATCCGAAAATTGGGTGCCAAAATTGCCATCGACGATTTTGGAACGGGTTATAGTAGTTTAGGATACTTAAAAAAACTTCCTATTTCCTCTTTGAAAATAGATCGTTCCTTTGTATCCGAAATCACAACTGATAAAGACTCAAAAACCATCATCCACGCAGTTTCCAACTTAGCACATAACCTTGGTTTGAGTGTTGTGGCAGAAGGGGCCGAAACGGCAGAACAGGTGCAATTACTTGCCGAAAGTGGAGTGGACCAAATCCAAGGATTCTTTTTTGCAAGACCTATGACTTCAGAAGATTGCCTTCATTTTCTGAAAACAGAACTTGGAATTTCGGATTGA